The nucleotide window gattaaGGCAACATGGAATAAAagatcttcagcccacaatatccatgacgATATTTAATTGTCTATTAAGATAAATCCCATTTATTATCACCATGTatgtcatagatagacacaaattgctgtggCATAATTAGTGTTTTATATTGTTGTAACATAACCTCACCTCTCTTATATTCTGTGCCCTGACCATGAAGGCAAATATTCCGTATGCCCTCTTAATTATTTGTTTTCCAGTAATactgcattcatagaaacatagaaacatagaaattaggtgcaggagtaggccattcggcccttcgagcctgcaccgccatttaatatgatcatggctgatcatccaactcagtatcccgtacctgccttctctccataccctctgatccccttagccacaagggccacatctaactccctcttaaatatagccaatgaactggccttgactaccctctgtggtccTTGGACATGTACACCAGACTCCTCCGTGCTTCCTAAGATCATACCATTCAGTGTTTATGTCTTACCTTTAGTAGTCATTTCAAGACACAGCGTCTCTTTTTTCCCCAGATTAAATTGCTCCTAACCATTGCTCTGCCATTCTTACCAATTTACCAATATCATTCTGCAGTTAAAAAATACCCTTCTCACTATCAACAACACCAGCATTGTGAAATGACCAATACCTCCTACATTCAAATTTAGTTAATTAATGTACATAACATTAACATTGGGGTggaacggtggagcagcggtagagttgtgaccttacagcaccaggatcCCGACTTTGATAGTgagtacggctgctgtctgtacagagtttctatgttctccctgtgaccgtgttggttttctccgggtgctctggtttcctcccacactccaaagacgtacaggtttataggttaattggctttggtaaaaaaatctgtaaattccctagtatgtaggaaagtgttagtctgtgggcatcgctggtctgtgtggacgcagtgggccaaagggcctgttttcatgctgtattgctaaattaaactaaactaaacaaacagtaATATTTCCAGCACATATCCATGTGTTTTCCATCACAAATCAATCTGATGAAAtgtatcgacccaaaacatcacctattccttttcttcggagatgctccctgacccgctgagttaatccagtattttgtgtctatcttcagcgtaaaccagcatctgcaattcctccttACACAAATCAACCCTTCACCATCTGCCTGAACCTTTTCTCACCAAGCCAATTCCACATTTAATTCCCCCATTTGCAACCTAGACCTCACGAGTTCTTACTCTTTAGACCAATATCCACTGTGAGATTTTCTATCCTTCTGTGCTGAATGCAGGAAACTAGTTTTGAAGATATTGCATGAAATTAAGGCAGTTACTTGGAAAGTTCTAACTGATTTTCATAGACCTGTCTTCAAAACACTGGGGACTTCCATTTTTAATTTCCTTCAGAGAATGTATCAACAAAAACTCATAGACTATATATTGTTCTCATTATATCCCAAGTTCAACATGTATTTCCATCAGAGAATAAAATGCATTGAAAAAATATCCTTTGAATAGATTTCAGATTAAGATCTatcacacaaaacattaattTACTTGCAGATAGCTTTCGCTCAAAGGTTCAAGCATTTACTCTTGTTTCTTCAGTAACTAATTAATGGTATCTACTCATTAACAACATTGAGTCTTAGTCTTGGAAGATTCATTAAGGTTAAAATCATTTTTAAATTACCTAGGGGCAATTTATTAAACAAATGGATTTTTAGAAGCTTGCAGGCTGCTAAAATTGTAGCTGTCTGCAGTAACCTTCAGAGGCTCTGTAGCCATAGTTTATCCTCTGGGAGAAGGAGAGAATAAAAATGATTTAGCCTGCAGTAATAATCTATTCTAACTCTCACAGACCAAGAACCCTGAAGGAattgcagccttcattgttgtcaGTGAACCAAAATGTAATGATTTTTTTGTCAGCTTTCCCTGACCTTTGTATCCAGGGCAATTTTACTTTCAACATGAAAATAGTTTGTTATATCCACGTTAGCTTGATCAAAACACGCAACTGGTATGTATGTTTCATCCATCATATTCCTCTCAGTACACACAGGAACctagaaattgaaattgaaataattaGCAAAAATGGTTTTAAAAATCGCAAGCTGATCAAAAATGGTGCAGAAGGTAGCAGTGGTCATTTGGGTGAACATTGTagacattgtggacattggactatgtcataaggtcgtaagtgattggagcagaattaggcccttcggcccataatggctgatctatctctccacctctctaccccattctcctgccttctccccataacccctgacactaaggctatctctgccttaaaaaaaatccatacttggcctccacagccttctgtggcaaagaattccacagatttaccaccctctgactaaataaattcctcctcatctccttcctaaaggaatgtcctttaattctgaggctataacctctagtcctaaactctcccattagtggaagcatcctctccacatccactctctccaagcctttcactattcagtacgtttcaatgaggtcccccctcattcttccaaacttcagcgagtacaggcccagtgctgacaaacgctcatcatatgtaaacccactcattcctgtgtctatggaactggtgtgtgtccggggacgggatttgtctgagtccttgtcagcgattggtccagacccccgcgtcccacacatcactggccgggggaggcaggaggatggggaggaTTTTTAAATTTACCTTTGCCGCATTTTTGTTTGCAATATTAGTTTGCTTTCACATATAGGGGCcagcaatacacctggaccagatTGCCTCAAGGGTTTATCAATTCGCCTACTTTATTTTCCAGTTGTACCCAAGAACAATTGAGTACTTTAAATTTCaagaggaaatccacattagtgcAGTATGTCGATGACTTATTAGTGGCCAGCAAAAACGAATCAAGTAACCGTGAAGATACTGCACAATTACTAAACCATCTAGCTAATTTGGGAAATGTAGTCTCCCACTCAAAGGTACTAATGGCCCAGGAGAAAGTAAAATCTTTAGGGATCGTAATTTCGGCAACCGAAAGGAGTCTAGAGAAAAGCAGATTCGAACCCATCTGCGAATTCCCAGTTCCAACAGAAGCCAAACAAATGAGGCAATAGCTTGGCATGGTCAATTATTGTAGAGCTGCCCCAACAATGCCACTACTGAATGTGAGCTATATACTCCAATCTCCATTTAGACATGAACAGCCATGGAGTGGAGGGATATAAACCATATCTAGGCAGATTGGACAATTTAAATTGGTCTCAAGGCCTGTACCATTATCAAGGGCCAAAGGACCTTTttattgtgctgtactattctatgttctataaaagGAATTTCTATAACTGATTAATCAGTGAGTTATCAGCAATGCATGCCACAGAATGAAATACTGCAGGACAAATTGGGAGGAACTACTGTTAATCTTAAGGGACACTCAAGAATACGGATAACTACATGGTAAATGTTAACTGCTGGGCGTAGCAGGACATGGAACCTTATCTAGACCAGGAATTATATGTCAATTGAATTGGTAAGCTTACCCTTAGTTGTTCTATTTATAGCATACCACACATCCATTGGTTGTGTTCTAAAATGGAACACCTACACTGGCCAAACTCAGGATTACCTTTATGTCCCAACAGCTATATGATATTTGAGGGGATATGTACTTTACAGCAGTATCGCTGATTCTCAGCGCACATTGCTGCATTCTTTTGgtctgtgtaagtttctatatacaAATAACAAAACCTGGTCATATCAGATCCATGTTCTTGTGTTTATTAATCACATTCAACAAATAATTTTACAGAGAGTTTCTGCAACAGATGATCAAATAAAATTCAGTAATTAAACGACAAAGCAGCGATAGTTATGTTATATGCCCCCGGTGACTAGAAATActactaaaaatatattttttcccaTGAAGAGATTTCCGCTGTGCAGACTGCCAGCTGTTCAGAGTTTAGACAGGCCATTTGTGTGATTGATGAAATGGACACCATAGCCCAAGCATCATCCCACTTCATGGCTCATTAAATGGGTTCCAAAATGTGAAGTGGCATCATTTTTCAGGGAGCAATATATGTCAATGGTTTACTGGGCAATTAACTGGCATGAAGGCATAAGGCTGGGAGCCATTTGCCATCCAACCCAGTCCATACTCCTGACAGAACAACAGGCGTTAATGCAGATTTGCAATACATAAGATGTGAGCACTGCTTTCCTGCTGCAATAATTGGCCTGCTGATTTTGTCACTAAACCACAAAACTAGCTCTTGTAGATCTTGTGTGGGGAAAATGGGATCCAGTTAATTGGGCAGTCAAAAATGTACCATTGTCAGCGCCTAAGTGCTTTTTTTTTATTGATTTAAGTAAAGTTGGACACAAGTGATTTTGAAAAAGTTCTTGCACATACAGCAACAGTTACTTGAGAATAGTTACATTAGGTTTTGTAATTAAATAAGACAATGCTAGAGAAAATTAAAGAATCAAGTGCTATTTACAACTATTGCACAGCACCAAATGTGCTTATGTCTGATCAAGTAACATGTCAAAGCAACTAAATCTGCAGGTCCATGCAGTATTGAAGGACAACATCTCACCAAATGATTTAGATGTCCTTAAAGATATTTAGATGTGGCCTATAAACTATTATCAGACATTTATATTGTTATCAAAATTAATAGTTATTCCGAGAGAGCAGAAGCAAATTGCTTGTCATTCCAATTAACTCCAGTAGGAGTTTACATAGACACTTAAGGGCACACTGACAATGCACAACACATACACATTTCAATTGCTAATTGCTCTTAGAGTGTGTGAATAGAGAGGAGATTTTTCACCTATATTTTCCCATAAAATTTATCAAAATAGTTTGTTCTTTAGCCAAACAGAGAAGAATTGATGATAGTCAACTATTTTCATGGAGTGCTATTCAAAAACATTTTTGCTTTTCATTCCTACAAGCTATGCTAAATTATGTCTTAACATTTTTTGTGAAACCTTCATTACAAATATGAGTCTACAATTTGAGATACATGATTATTGTGGCTTATTGAAAGGCTATTTATGATTGCTTTTCCTAGATAAAGTTGTAACATTTTAATTAAATAAGTAGAAATAAGGTATGTATTTTTCATGAAGTAAAAGATATTAAATGAATTATAAAACAGTGAACGTCAAGCGTTAATTTTCATGTGCATTGCGATAGGAACATTTTTAATGTTGTGTTTAAAAGTGAAAATGTGTTGGATTATATCAAAGGTCCATATATTGGATAAAAAAAATTAGAGCATTTCATGGAATGTGGTTACAATAGTTATTACAGATTATACATTACTATAAAACCAGCACAAGGTTTGACACACAAGAAACTAAAAAAGGTCTCAACCTGGAAAAGCCACcagcccattccttccacagatgctgcctgacccactgattttctccagcgcattgtattttgttcaagatttGAGCTGAAGTGATCCTGTGTGATTACATGGGATCACagatattttatttattgttcagAATTCAGAAGAAATATGGGACAAGATTGAAATGGAATAGTTGGGGGATTGTAGGCTGAAGTTAAAATGACGTATTTCTGAAATAGATTGGAGCAGGGATTTTTTATGTAATTAATAAAGACTATTAATGGAAAAAGCttcagattagaaacatagaaaataggtgcaggagtaggccattcggcccttcgagcctgcaccgccattcaatatgatcatggctgatcatccaactcaggttATTAAATACAGTGGATTGACATGAGGAAGAACAAGAAAATTTATTGGGGAATTTAAGACTCAGTTAAGCTGGATATTTTAGAtctaattaaaataattttttggGACACTGTATACTGATGTTAAACATTTAAAATCAAGACATACTTGGGATAGTCCTTATTGATAGTAAGTTCTTGCAAAAAGAATGAGTTGGACGTTCTTAATGCACGGACTAGAATTGATAGGCAATGGTTGATATTCATGAGTTGTGATAatgtttttgtcttgttagaAGATGGAATAGTTCTTGGTTTGTTGAGTAAAATAGGGTTTCAATTGCTAAATGATGAGAGATTCTGAAATAAAGGCTTCTAATGTTGAATAACTGTTCTATGGCAATTTGAAAATAAAAGATTTCTTAACATTATTCTGAACTGCTTGGAAAAGCCCAGAAGAAAAGTTGATCTGAGTTTGTCTCTATTGAACTATTAGGTAGATAAATGTTTCTATATAGGATACTTAGCACATATTAACATCCGCTCGGATGTAATGAAatcaataatttacttccaataaTCTTAGACATATCAAATAAGGAAATTATTTCAACATGGGGTTTCAACTTTAACTACAGTTTTGGAGATTTTATTTTGCCAGAATATTCCCACAATGAAGGTGGTCATGCACTCCTTCTATACAATTTACAAACACTTGACTTCCCTCAAATGCTTATTCAGCTAAGCACAGTGGATACGATCACTATCAAGAGACTGATCGTTCTGTTCACAGTCATTCTCCAGCCCTCCTTCCTTTATAGCCCGGACTGTTTGAGGGCTGGTGGAATAGGACGAGGATTTAGCAATATGATTTGTGTGAGTCCCTTCGATTCCTCGAACCTTGGTATCCTGCATGTGCGCGGAGGCTCCATGTGATGGCATCTCATGTTTGACTTTCAGGTAGGCTTTGGCTTTGTGATGCCTGGGTTTGCCCTCACTGTAATCAGTCACTCGGCATTCATAAGTGCCTTCATCTGTAATCTTTATATTGGATAACCGTAGCTTGTGAGAGATATTGCTTCCAACCACCTTCACAGCCTACAGGGAATGGAAAAAACAAACAATGCTTTAAAAATAGGTTTATAAAAAACAATCTAATGAGAAATAAAGTATCATCCATTTAAGACTTGATCCTACTAACCTTCTTTGGTAATATAGCATACAATTAAATATTCAAATTTGattcaaataaattaattaattacttTAGATTTGATTccaaatggaattgcatattaatGGATTCCCTGTAAGACAGTTTCCAAGAACCAGCATCCCAAGTGACTTTCTTatattttgagtctgaagaagggtccttacccaaaacatcacccatcctttttttccagagattcactgagttactccagcacgttgtgtctgttattggtataaaccagcatctacagttccttgtttctactctattTGTATATGTCTGTGCAACATTGTTCAGTTACATAATGATATTTGCTCAACaaacaattaaaataaactaTTTAAGACAAAGTATTTTCTAAACGTCTTCAAATATGGCCAGGTAGGTTCCTGGAATGGCAATGTACTCATGTAAGAAGAACTTTCTTTATGTAATATCTAATCACTATTCTGAGAAACATGTAAAAGTGAACCAGACTGTGCGGGAACTATTGCATGGGTAGTATTCAGCAGGTCAAACTCTTTACAGCCTGGATGGTGAAATGGTGTTGTGATTAATATTCACACAACATATTCGCATGATAATTAATTGTGCAGTGTCTGAATGGAATTAATTTATCATAAAAAGCTGATGGTGGCCGAACTAAGGTTCTAAAAGGTTCTGAATTGTTATGTGGCAACAGATGCAGCTGTAATATTTCCACAATGGACAGAATGAAACTAAAGACAGACTATGTAAGATGGCACCAAGAAATCAAATTTCAAAGGATTTTCTACCCAAGAGGACATGAACCTCACTACCACAGCAACGTTAAATGGGGAAATACCTCCATTAAAATTGATAACAAGCTCTAAACAgagagtgccttccataatgtttgggacgaagacacatcatttatttatttgcctctgtattccacaatttgagatttgtaatagaaaaaaaaatcacatgtggttaaagtgcacatcttcagattttaataaagaccatttttatacattttggtttcaccatgtagaaattacagcagtgattaTACAAAGTCCCCCCATTACAGGGCACCatttgtttgggacacagcaatgtcatataaatgaaagtagtcatgtttagtatatggttgcatatcctttacatgcaatgaTTGCATGaagtttgcgattcatggacatcaccagttgctgagtgtcttctctggtgatgtcttgccaggcctgtattgtagccatctttagcttctgcTTGTTTTTTTCTTCGGCTTATAAaatacatgctcaattgggttcagatcgggcgattgacttggccactcaagaattgaccatttcttagctttgaaaaactcctttgttgctttagcaatatgtttgggatcattgtcttgctgtagattgAACTGCCGGCCGATGAGATTtggggcatttgtttgaacttgagcagataggatgtgtctatacacttcagaattcatgttgctactaccatcagcagttgtatgatcaatgaaaataagtgagccagtaccttcagcagccatacatgcccaggccataacaaccCCATCACCGTGTTtcgcagatgaggtggtatgctttggatgttgggcagttccttctctcctccttctactttgctcttgccatcactctgatataaattaatcttcgtctcatctgtccacaacacctttttccagaactgtggttacgcttttaagtacttcttggcaaactgtaacctggccatctatttttgcggctaacctgtggtttgcattttgcagtgtagcctctatatttctgttcatgaagtcatctgcttacagtggtcattgacaaatccacacctgaagagtgtttctgagctgtcagacaggtgtttggggatttttctttattatagagagaattctgtcatcagctgtggaggtcttccttggcctgtcagtcaactactagtaagctcaccagcgctctctttcttcttaatgatgttccaaacagttgattttggtaagcctaaggtttggctgatgtctctaacagttttattcttgtttctcagtctcataatggcttctttgactttcattggcacaactttggccctcatgttgataaagagcaataaaagtttccagttCCTTCTGGAGGCCAGGctaagtgctgagagctctcttatacctgcattaaggaggcaattaaactcacctaagcaattacaaacacccatgaagccatgtgtcccaaacattatggtgccctgaaatggggggactatgtataaacacagctgtaatttctacatggtgaaaccaaaatgtataaaaatgacctttaataaaatctgacaatgtgcactttaaccatatatgattttttccattacaaatctcaaattgtggagtgcagagacaaataaataaatgatgagtctttgtcccaaacaatatggagggcactgtagattgaAGATTTATGGGTTGAAGTTCATACGATGTAATTTTACAGCTCTCTTATAAAGAAAATGTCACTGCCAGACAAAGGCACAGAAAAGATTGAGGCCAATACATCATTCTCTATCCATTCACCTCGAGATGCCCAGCCTCTGCTCTGCTCTTCTAACCACAATATTTGTGTGGTTGCTCCAGTTGTGTTGTTAGTCAATGGTGGTCAGTTCCTTTGATCCCAGTGAGGAGAAGGGAGGTTTTGGGATTTGCTTGGTGAGGGAGTGTAGCCTCCTACTCTTCTTGGCATTTGGATGGGGGAAAACAAGGGGTCTCTCCTTGAACCCTTGATAGATAAAATAGAAGCTGCACCAAAGACCTTGTTGGTGGTGCAGTTGCTAATGCAACACGTAGGATGTCTGATCAATATGAATGGAATGTTGTTATTATCAAAGAGGCCACATGATCAAAGTCACATAGCCTTTGCCCATTAGTTCGCTTTGCTTGTGTGCTCTTGACCTTTGCTTCTGTGTGGCCTCTCCGCTTTCTCTGAGTTGTGCACAGCACAATGTCAGCCACTAGACGGTTTACACTTTTGCACTTTTTCTGGGTGTAAACTGCACAAACACTACTTCAGACTTGAAGGAGAGCCATTTTGGCACTAGTGCAAAGTACAGGAACATTTTAGTGTCCCAAAAGTAGATTAAATTCACTTACTTGACTTTTATGTGCTTAGTGTTCATTGGGAAATTCAGTTCCTACATTTTTGCTGCGATCTTTGTTCTCACTACCATTTATATTCTGACGTGTTTGCATCAACTGGCATCAACATCAGTTCCACTCACAATGTTCAATTTCCAATGAGAATTACAGTTCATGTGTAATCACAATCAGCTTTCACTAATTCCATTTCCTCAAAACCTTGCTCGTTAAAAGTGCAACACGCAAACTGCAATTTTATCCTCAGCGTCGCTCTGACCTCCTCCAACCTGAAATACAATCTCTTTCAAATACCAAGTCTGTacccctggaagatatgagactcctccttgcatgcaaagcagaccacttccaaaaaacgtggtctgcatttattcacttactacaagtataaggtgcaacagtaatttaaaaaataaatggtgccaggatctggtaacaggggatgaaaaatatggttggtatatcccttttcgcgtggttttttataatagagcaattggttctctttctttctctcttttctatggtctatttcttaactttcttctctaactttttctaatgggcttttttttcaacactttctggcactatcacgactctttctcactttccttacttcctttatttctacctttcttaaagctcaaaaaatgaagggtacaacaaatgtaataagatatatgtggtgtgtactactgtaacttattgtacttctaataaataaataaagaaataaaaaacaaaaacaaaaaaacccaagtCTGCTTTGCCCTAAATGGTATAAAATAGGATCACTCACAGCATCCCAGCCTCATGAGCAGGCCGTGGCTCCTGATCTCGACTCCATCTTATCATTTGCGGCTCACTATTCACTGATGCATTGGGGAGCCGTGGGGGTCAGCCTGACTTCACACTCAAGGAGACCCCGTCAACCTTTCCTTTGACTGACAGGAGCAAGTAGAGGAAGCATTTCCCACAGGGTACACTAGCCATGTCTTTTGTGATCAACCTGGTGCCTTCCTGCCCCATAAACAAAGAACATGCCTCTTGCAAGCACCTTTCTTCAACAATGTGACCAAATCTTGCTCATTCTTTGGTTTGGTAGTCCTCGAGGCTTGTATTGAAGAGAGGTGAGCAACACACTGACAATGACTGTTGGAGAATGAACCATTTAAATCACAATGCAATGGAGCTTTCAGCTTTAGGAAAAACTGGTTCTTCTATGAATGAATAGGACCAGAAATTATTTGGGCCAAGATGGTTGAAAATTGCCCCAAAGATTAATTTTGATAATTGCACAACATTTATGCCATTTGAACGAGCTCAATACCAGAATAGCTTTGCCCAGGGATAGGAAATGTTTGCACCAAGCacatcatagagtcattcagcacatGAACAGACTCTACAGCCACCATCTCCATGCTGACTGGGAAATACCGTATCTACATGTACTAATGCCATTTACAAGCACCTGGTCTTTAGCCTATtatgccttggtgattcaagCGCTCATCCAGCCATTTACATGTGTGAGTACCGATCCCTACCATCTTCTCCAGCATTGATTGCAATTACCCTCTGGGTAAAATAGTTCTTCCTTAGATCCATTCTAAACTTCTtatttttcaccttaaacctatgctctctggtccTTAACATGCAATGTTTCTTATTATCTACTTATTATTTTGCACACATTTATCAGTTCCTCTCACAGCCTCCTCCACACCAAGAAAGCAAATCAAACCAGTCTCTCCTGCTAACTAAAACTTTCCATCATAGGCAATATCCTTGTGACTCTCgtatgcaccctctccaatgcgaTTACAATGTTAATGACTGGTGTCAACTCTCTTAAAAACGCAGACAGCATTATTTAATGTTGTGCTCATGCAACATTCCTCTAAGGCAGCAATGCTTCTTTCTTCCAGTATTTCTAAACCAACAATTCATTCACCAGAGCTCCAGAGATGTGGACCCAATATGTATCTTGTGAACTATTGACTAGTGGTTTCATCTCATAATTGTCACGTTTAGTTTTAATTGTAGTTTTAGAGCTACAGTGcaaaaagaggccctttggcccatcgagtccgcagcgatcagtgatccccgcacattaacaatcatatactagggacaattttttaacatatataccaagccaattgacctccaaacctgtacatctttggagtgtgggaggaaaccaaagatcttggagaaaacccacgcaggtctcggtgagaacgaacaaactccgcacagacaagcacccgtagccaggatcgaacccggttctctggagctgtcagcgctgtaaggcagcagctcttccgctgcgccagtgtgccacCCCTATATTTTCATATAGCCTTCCAATACCGAGCACATGTACCCACCTTGTCAAATTAGTTGGGCCCATGTAGCTTTGCAGAAAACATTGCAAAGTTTAAAAATCTACTACAAATAAGCCTGGACCTCAGTTTATCTGCATTAATCTTATATGCCTCTATATTAAGTTCCATAAAGGTCACTTCAAGGTGCCTTGCTTTATAAGATTTGTGCTGGACGTTTATGTGCGGATCTTTAAAATGTTCCCTGCGTCCTCATAATTTTGATAAATCTCTGACCTCAAGCAGGCAAACCACAGTTCAGAGGTAATAAAATATATAATGAGCCAAGTAAACAGATCAATGTGAACTTACCCCAAACTCATTAGCTTCTCAGCTAAATCAATTTAAACGCATTGTCTGCCACCAATAAAATTAATTCACTGTATTCAGCTTCTGCCTGGAAAGATATTAAATCCAAGCTCTTCAGGTTGTTGAAGCTGTGAAGTGATGGGGGATTTTGAGAGCCCTGCCTGTTGATAATAAGATAGCTCATTTCAcggtgctttttttaaattatctggcAACACACGATGTTCAGCACATAATGCGTTGGAGAATTAAAAGGTGCTGAAAAGCAAGAATGAGTCTTTGTAGTGATTTTACTAACGCAAGACGGTCCATTGAAATGAAATAAATGTTTCCTTTCATTCCTATTGAGTTTAGGTAAAGTTCAGAAATTCACAGTAGGTTTTCTGTCGTTATATAATTCTGTTTTCTGTGTTAAAATTAACATTGTTTCTTGAAGACATTCAATTATTCACATCTTTGTATTAGCTTGAACTTCAGTTCGCCATCGGTTTTCAGACGTGCACGCAGGTTGTTAAATTAGCATTAGAGCACtgcatttattgtcacgtctCCATATATCAGACAATATTAGCACAGGTTGAAAACCGCACAAAGGAAAATGTATCCATGTCATTCAAAATAACGGTTTAGCTTATCCCAAAGCCTTAGAATGAGGCAAATGTAACCACTGCAGCTATTATCATTCATGTACATGAAGAATGGAGTTACAAGTATTCGGGATATCTGAAGGGAATTAATAAGCTGGGTTCTGCAGACATCCAAATCATTGCACCGGTACATTTGTATACTCTGCACAACCATTGGACATTATCACACTTCTGCTGGCACACTgtacaaaaaagagcagagagacacTGGAGAAAGTGCAAATGAAGAGTT belongs to Amblyraja radiata isolate CabotCenter1 chromosome 23, sAmbRad1.1.pri, whole genome shotgun sequence and includes:
- the vstm2l gene encoding V-set and transmembrane domain-containing protein 2-like protein, translating into MGMFGVIIGALHYLGLYAQLSVSSQALFTEVPRDATARAGQDVEMACAFRGSGSPAYSLEIQWWYIRNSKDWTDKQAWNSHQMKVPAHEESTKDATKISAVKVVGSNISHKLRLSNIKITDEGTYECRVTDYSEGKPRHHKAKAYLKVKHEMPSHGASAHMQDTKVRGIEGTHTNHIAKSSSYSTSPQTVRAIKEGGLENDCEQNDQSLDSDRIHCA